In bacterium, the following proteins share a genomic window:
- the secE gene encoding preprotein translocase subunit SecE has protein sequence MARKQGAIDEEGAPVAERRRQPTPRRERASPAQFMREVRAELRKVSWPTRSEVVNYSIVTLVVVVILTAVIGALDYGFGEAILKLFER, from the coding sequence ATGGCCCGCAAGCAGGGGGCCATCGACGAAGAGGGCGCGCCCGTCGCCGAGCGCCGCCGGCAGCCCACACCGCGCCGCGAGCGAGCCTCGCCGGCGCAATTCATGCGCGAGGTTCGAGCCGAGTTGCGCAAGGTCTCCTGGCCGACCCGCTCGGAGGTCGTCAACTACTCCATCGTCACCCTCGTGGTCGTGGTCATTCTCACGGCTGTGATCGGTGCCCTGGACTACGGCTTCGGCGAGGCAATACTGAAACTCTTCGAGCGATGA
- a CDS encoding MT-A70 family methyltransferase, producing the protein MTDPTLFADIGADCGGVPSPSPQLGNTRKFVTSMLHLAKAMEIRTLLGELDSARRQAGLSKTELARIADTQPAAVRRLLSGNGHNPQVSTLAGLAEVLGCELRLVPKSKNGRPAAIESVAEAAAELQQIRGGPFSTLLADPPWRFQNRTGKVAPEHRRLSRYDTMTTAAIRALPISEITTPDAHLYLWTPNALIADALAVMESWGFTYKSNIVWAKRRKDGGPDGRGVGFYFRNVTELILFGVKGTMRTLAPGRRQVNMIETRKREHSRKPDEQYDIIESCSPGPYLELFARYSRSGWTSWGTEAEDEITPRGKRYPAYS; encoded by the coding sequence ATGACTGATCCCACCCTGTTCGCCGACATCGGCGCCGACTGCGGCGGAGTTCCCAGTCCGTCGCCACAGTTAGGAAATACCCGGAAGTTCGTAACTTCGATGTTACATTTGGCAAAGGCTATGGAGATCCGAACCCTCCTCGGCGAACTCGACAGTGCCCGTCGCCAGGCTGGCCTGTCCAAGACCGAACTGGCGCGAATCGCCGACACACAGCCCGCCGCTGTTCGACGCCTACTCTCCGGCAACGGCCACAATCCTCAAGTGTCGACGCTCGCGGGGCTCGCGGAAGTTCTCGGGTGCGAGTTGCGCCTTGTTCCGAAATCCAAGAATGGACGCCCCGCAGCGATTGAGAGCGTCGCCGAAGCAGCCGCAGAGCTGCAACAGATCAGGGGCGGGCCGTTCTCGACGCTCCTCGCCGATCCGCCGTGGCGGTTCCAGAATCGCACGGGGAAGGTCGCCCCGGAGCACCGGCGGCTGTCCCGCTACGACACGATGACGACAGCCGCGATTCGTGCCCTTCCAATCAGCGAGATAACCACCCCGGACGCCCACCTGTACCTGTGGACGCCGAATGCCCTCATCGCCGACGCGCTGGCCGTCATGGAGTCCTGGGGATTCACCTACAAGTCCAACATCGTCTGGGCGAAGCGACGCAAGGACGGTGGGCCCGACGGTCGGGGGGTCGGGTTCTACTTCCGAAACGTGACCGAACTGATCCTCTTCGGCGTCAAAGGAACCATGCGCACGCTCGCGCCCGGCAGACGACAAGTGAACATGATCGAAACCCGCAAGCGGGAGCACTCGCGCAAGCCCGACGAGCAGTACGACATCATCGAGAGTTGCTCGCCCGGGCCATACCTGGAACTGTTCGCGCGGTACTCGCGGTCGGGCTGGACGTCATGGGGAACCGAAGCCGAAGATGAGATCACGCCCCGCGGGAAGCGGTACCCAGCCTATTCCTGA
- the rplL gene encoding 50S ribosomal protein L7/L12, with amino-acid sequence MSKVDEVLDTISAMTVLELSELLKEFEERFGVTAAAPVAAMPMAAPAAGAAEAPAAEEEQTAFDVVLAEVGDKKIQVIKEVRALTNLGLKEAKELVDTAPQPVLQGVPREEADGAKEALEGAGAVIQIS; translated from the coding sequence ATGTCCAAGGTCGACGAAGTCCTCGACACCATCAGCGCCATGACCGTGCTGGAGCTGAGCGAGCTGCTCAAGGAGTTCGAGGAGCGCTTCGGGGTCACCGCAGCCGCCCCCGTTGCGGCGATGCCCATGGCCGCACCCGCCGCCGGAGCCGCCGAGGCACCCGCCGCCGAAGAGGAGCAGACCGCCTTCGACGTCGTGCTCGCCGAGGTCGGCGACAAGAAGATCCAGGTCATCAAGGAGGTGCGCGCGCTCACCAACCTGGGGCTGAAGGAGGCCAAGGAATTGGTCGACACCGCTCCCCAGCCGGTGCTGCAGGGCGTGCCGCGCGAGGAGGCCGACGGGGCCAAGGAGGCCCTCGAGGGCGCCGGAGCCGTCATCCAGATCTCCTAG
- a CDS encoding BglII/BstYI family type II restriction endonuclease — MTAPAQPADEFLGQVHPLTVAGLPDGYEYGVTRYADVILQRAFPGRFENLREALDKFEPTLDELIAGGGARTAFVKRFDDSLAEIREHGQEVWGKQNITIQKALGLAGDVAPVSRVRGHEIDIFGVGSLDRPLPGIAVEMEWNNKDPFFDRDLINFQALHREGAIAVGVIVTRGPELQTLISSVIGAAGRSSKYGASTTHWDKLIPRINLGGGGECPLLLVGIQPARIEGIERAHEARAELDALEQMGRDWPERFESRKSAEAEAKFQKNEVLRRLNESPEQQTAAMPEGQE; from the coding sequence GTGACCGCGCCCGCTCAACCCGCCGACGAGTTCTTGGGTCAGGTTCACCCCCTAACCGTCGCAGGCCTCCCGGATGGCTATGAGTACGGAGTGACGCGCTACGCAGATGTGATTCTGCAACGGGCGTTCCCCGGTCGATTCGAGAATCTGCGGGAGGCCTTGGACAAGTTCGAGCCGACGCTGGACGAACTGATCGCTGGCGGAGGCGCACGAACTGCGTTCGTGAAGCGGTTCGATGACTCGCTCGCCGAAATCCGTGAGCACGGGCAAGAAGTCTGGGGGAAGCAGAACATCACGATCCAGAAGGCCCTTGGTCTGGCTGGCGACGTGGCACCCGTTTCCAGGGTGCGGGGGCATGAGATCGACATATTCGGGGTCGGGTCGTTGGATCGACCGCTGCCGGGTATCGCAGTCGAGATGGAGTGGAACAACAAGGATCCATTCTTCGACCGGGATCTCATCAATTTTCAAGCGCTGCACCGGGAAGGTGCTATCGCCGTCGGCGTCATCGTCACGCGGGGACCTGAGCTTCAAACCCTGATCTCAAGCGTGATCGGTGCTGCGGGCAGGAGTTCCAAGTACGGCGCGTCCACAACACACTGGGACAAGTTGATCCCGCGGATCAACCTTGGTGGCGGGGGTGAGTGTCCGCTCCTGTTGGTTGGGATCCAGCCCGCGCGGATCGAAGGCATCGAGCGAGCCCACGAGGCTCGCGCCGAACTCGACGCCCTCGAACAGATGGGGCGCGACTGGCCGGAGCGATTCGAGTCTCGCAAGAGTGCTGAGGCGGAGGCGAAGTTCCAGAAGAACGAGGTGCTTCGGCGTTTGAACGAATCCCCCGAGCAGCAGACGGCGGCTATGCCGGAAGGTCAGGAATAG
- the rplK gene encoding 50S ribosomal protein L11 — protein MAKKVLTVVKVNIEAGKATPAPPVGTALGPHGIAIMDFCRQYNDRTADAAGQVVPVELTIYEDRSFSFILKTPPTSFLVREAAGVEKGAGEVGREFVGSITDAQLTSIAEIKLPDLNTDDIEMAKRQVAGTARSMGVRVVRG, from the coding sequence ATGGCCAAGAAGGTCCTCACAGTCGTCAAGGTCAACATCGAGGCGGGCAAGGCCACCCCGGCGCCGCCGGTGGGGACCGCGCTCGGCCCGCACGGCATCGCCATCATGGACTTCTGCCGGCAGTACAACGACCGCACCGCGGATGCGGCCGGCCAGGTCGTCCCCGTGGAGCTCACGATCTACGAGGACCGGTCCTTCAGCTTCATACTCAAGACGCCTCCGACCTCCTTCCTGGTCCGTGAGGCGGCCGGAGTGGAGAAGGGCGCCGGTGAGGTGGGGCGCGAGTTCGTCGGTTCGATCACCGACGCGCAGCTGACCTCGATCGCCGAGATCAAGCTGCCCGACCTGAACACCGACGACATCGAGATGGCCAAGCGCCAAGTCGCCGGCACCGCCCGCAGCATGGGGGTCCGGGTGGTCCGCGGCTAG
- the nusG gene encoding transcription termination/antitermination protein NusG, with amino-acid sequence MSEQSPPLEADLAGGAAPQVAEPPAEAVLPSGPLAPDTEAPGTEAPGSEHPYDVLSEDELHAAAAAAAEATAEVDEEVVAVPDEDRPSRRPGRWYVVHTQSGYEKKAKQDLEARVRSLDAEDLIYEAQIPTEDVVEFKGGKKVVVPKKVFPGYLLVRCLLTDKAFQVIKETPSITGFVGHGPKPTPLGRRDVETFLETKTTGDEAVKRGRPRLQFEAGETVRVREGPFAELSGEIIDINAEQLKVKVLVNIFGRETPVELEFSQVAKL; translated from the coding sequence GTGAGCGAGCAGTCCCCCCCACTCGAGGCCGATCTGGCGGGTGGTGCAGCGCCCCAGGTCGCCGAACCGCCGGCCGAGGCGGTGCTTCCCTCCGGCCCGCTGGCCCCTGACACCGAGGCACCCGGCACCGAGGCACCCGGCAGCGAGCATCCCTATGACGTTCTGAGCGAGGACGAGTTGCATGCCGCCGCGGCGGCTGCCGCCGAGGCCACCGCCGAGGTCGACGAGGAAGTCGTCGCAGTGCCCGACGAGGATCGCCCCTCACGGCGCCCCGGCCGGTGGTACGTCGTGCACACCCAGTCGGGATACGAGAAGAAGGCCAAGCAGGACCTCGAGGCCCGCGTTCGCAGCCTCGACGCCGAGGACCTCATCTACGAGGCCCAGATCCCCACCGAGGACGTCGTGGAGTTCAAGGGCGGGAAGAAGGTGGTCGTGCCGAAGAAGGTCTTCCCCGGCTACCTGCTGGTGCGCTGCCTGCTCACCGACAAGGCCTTCCAGGTCATCAAGGAGACCCCCTCCATCACGGGTTTCGTGGGACACGGACCGAAGCCCACCCCGCTGGGGCGGCGCGACGTGGAGACGTTCCTGGAGACCAAGACGACCGGCGACGAGGCCGTCAAGCGCGGCCGCCCCCGCCTGCAGTTCGAGGCGGGCGAGACGGTGCGGGTGCGCGAGGGGCCCTTCGCGGAGTTGTCGGGGGAGATCATCGACATCAACGCCGAACAGTTGAAGGTCAAGGTGCTGGTCAACATCTTTGGCCGCGAGACCCCGGTCGAGCTGGAATTCTCCCAGGTCGCCAAGCTCTAG
- the rplJ gene encoding 50S ribosomal protein L10: MSEPSSEHARPPRPEKVAVVAEIRERLSAAQGAVLTEYRGLDTTAMAQLRHSLAPFGGSYKVYKNTLIRLAARELGIDCEHLLVGPTAVAFVEPLADGRPGDTAAVAKALFDFQRNDKRLVIKGGLLGTDSVGPEAVEHLSKLPPAEQLQARFAGALASPLRQMAGLLGAPLQEFAGLAAAPARGFAGLLRALIDERSAG, encoded by the coding sequence GTGTCCGAGCCATCGAGTGAACACGCGCGACCGCCCCGCCCCGAGAAGGTGGCTGTCGTTGCCGAGATCCGCGAGCGGTTGTCCGCCGCCCAGGGAGCGGTGCTGACCGAGTACCGCGGTCTCGACACGACCGCGATGGCCCAGTTGCGGCACTCGCTCGCCCCGTTCGGCGGCAGCTACAAGGTCTACAAGAACACCCTGATCCGCCTGGCGGCCCGCGAACTGGGGATCGATTGCGAGCACCTCCTGGTGGGACCCACCGCCGTGGCGTTCGTGGAGCCGCTCGCCGACGGCCGCCCCGGGGACACCGCGGCCGTGGCGAAGGCCCTGTTCGACTTCCAGCGCAACGACAAGAGGCTGGTCATCAAGGGCGGCCTGCTGGGCACCGACTCCGTCGGCCCCGAGGCGGTGGAGCACCTGTCCAAGCTGCCTCCTGCCGAGCAACTCCAGGCCCGGTTCGCGGGAGCGCTGGCGAGTCCGCTGCGGCAGATGGCGGGGCTGCTCGGGGCGCCGCTGCAGGAATTCGCCGGACTGGCGGCGGCGCCGGCCCGCGGCTTCGCCGGTCTGCTCCGGGCACTGATCGACGAGCGCTCGGCGGGCTGA
- a CDS encoding DNA-directed RNA polymerase subunit beta: protein MASPAVVQRSPSVARRRYSFGNLEEVLELPDLIAIQRDSFDWFLNKGLAEVFADISPIKDYSENLLLEFEFDPDDEFLLMEPKFSVEECKEKDMTYSAPVFVRARFLNRHTGEIKEQVVFMGDFPKMTPKGTFIINGTERVVVSQLVRSPGVIFQPGERYRLRNMSKHQLVTGTIHPYRGEWIEFDVEHRPGRDVSAGVRVARKRRLSLFTFLTALGFGDEDTYPGFFDRFVAYFDFLAPQWENEKGHELSRDDALIEIYKRVRPGDQPSAEAARAYFTGAYFDPRRYDLSRVGRYKLNRKLGKEVERIREIFDIDLEAPEPGQATLSVAELLATSTYLLHLVRYEQGYRLDDQDHFANRRIRSVGELIQNQVRIGLSRMERVVRERMTTQDMEAITPETLINIRPVVAAIKEFFGTSQLSQFMDQVNPLSGLTHRRRLSALGPGGLSRERAGFEVRDVHFSHYGRMCPIETPEGPNIGLIGALATYGRINEHGFIETPYRVVRESQVTNEVEYLTADEEEEYVVAQANAPLNPDGTFRNPRVLARRSPQAASLEDLKLQLEEEHFFGATTEIVFAPPSDIERMDVSPKQIVSVATALIPFVEHDDANRALMGANMQRQAVPLQRAEAPYIGTGIESRAARDAADVILALDDGEVIDLDGRAITMHYDNLGRVEHPLARFARSNQDTCIRQHALVQAGDRVVEGSLLADGPSSDHGELALGKNVLVAYMSWEGYNFEDAIIVSERLVRDDVLTSIHIHEHEIDARETKLGAEEITRDIPNLSDEVLVDLDDEGLVRVGAEVGPGDILVGKVTPKGETELTPEERLLRAIFGEKAREVRDTSLKVPHGDAGKVIDVKVFRREDDHELPPGVNELVRVHVAQKRKISVGDKLAGRHGNKGVIARILPVEDMPFLADGTPVDVILNPLGVPSRMNVGQILEAHLGYAARWGWQLNGEAVGDEPVRGTEKKTRPTTPPSVFIETPVFDGARWDDAPTLGPTGDKPSIRALLENMRPEAEDGTRLVGADGKAVLYNGRTGEPFDQRVTVGYAYILKLAHLVDDKIHARSTGPYSMITQQPLGGKAQFGGQRFGEMEVWALEAYGAAYCLQELLTVKSDDVLGRVKVYEAIVKGTNMPDPGIPESFKVLIKEMQALCMEVEVYSSAGEEIEIKEIDEDIYWTTEELGIDISRPERGSDEEDARREAERRARELAGDRPAYAARREM, encoded by the coding sequence GTGGCATCTCCAGCTGTCGTTCAGCGTTCCCCCTCTGTCGCTCGCCGGCGCTACTCGTTCGGCAATCTCGAGGAGGTTCTCGAGCTTCCCGATCTGATTGCGATCCAGCGTGATTCCTTCGACTGGTTCCTGAACAAGGGCCTGGCGGAGGTCTTCGCGGACATCAGTCCCATCAAGGACTACTCCGAGAACCTGCTCCTGGAGTTCGAATTCGATCCTGATGACGAATTCCTCCTCATGGAGCCCAAGTTCTCCGTGGAGGAGTGCAAGGAGAAGGACATGACCTACAGCGCGCCCGTTTTCGTGCGGGCGCGCTTCCTGAACCGCCATACGGGCGAGATCAAGGAGCAGGTGGTCTTCATGGGGGACTTCCCCAAGATGACCCCCAAGGGCACCTTCATCATCAACGGCACCGAGCGGGTGGTTGTGTCGCAACTCGTGCGGTCGCCCGGCGTCATCTTCCAGCCCGGTGAGCGCTACCGGCTGCGGAACATGTCCAAGCACCAGCTCGTGACCGGGACGATCCATCCCTACCGCGGCGAGTGGATCGAGTTCGACGTCGAGCACCGGCCCGGGCGGGACGTCAGCGCCGGCGTGCGGGTGGCGCGCAAGCGTCGCCTCAGCCTGTTCACGTTCCTGACGGCGCTGGGGTTCGGCGACGAGGACACCTACCCCGGCTTCTTCGACCGCTTCGTGGCCTACTTCGACTTCCTGGCCCCGCAGTGGGAGAACGAGAAGGGCCACGAGTTGTCCCGTGACGACGCCCTCATCGAGATCTACAAGCGGGTGCGGCCCGGCGACCAGCCCAGCGCCGAGGCAGCCCGCGCCTACTTCACCGGCGCCTACTTCGACCCGCGCCGTTACGACCTCTCGCGAGTAGGGCGCTACAAGCTGAACCGCAAGCTCGGCAAGGAGGTCGAGCGCATCCGGGAGATCTTCGACATCGACCTCGAGGCCCCCGAGCCCGGTCAGGCCACCCTGAGCGTCGCCGAACTGCTGGCCACCTCCACCTACCTGCTGCACCTGGTCCGCTACGAGCAGGGCTACCGGCTCGACGACCAGGACCACTTCGCCAACCGCCGGATCCGGTCGGTCGGCGAGCTGATCCAGAACCAGGTGCGGATCGGCCTCTCGCGCATGGAGCGGGTCGTGCGCGAGCGCATGACCACCCAGGACATGGAGGCCATCACCCCCGAGACGCTCATCAACATCCGCCCGGTCGTGGCCGCCATCAAGGAGTTCTTCGGCACCAGCCAGCTCAGCCAGTTCATGGACCAGGTGAACCCCCTGTCGGGGCTGACGCACCGGCGCCGGCTCTCGGCTCTGGGGCCCGGGGGCCTGTCACGGGAGCGCGCCGGCTTCGAGGTGCGCGACGTGCATTTCAGCCACTACGGCCGGATGTGCCCCATCGAGACCCCGGAAGGACCCAACATCGGGCTGATCGGGGCGCTCGCCACCTATGGGCGGATCAACGAGCACGGCTTCATCGAGACGCCGTACCGCGTGGTGCGCGAGAGCCAGGTGACCAACGAGGTGGAGTACCTCACCGCCGACGAGGAGGAGGAGTACGTCGTGGCGCAGGCCAACGCGCCGCTGAACCCCGACGGCACCTTCCGCAACCCGCGCGTGCTGGCACGGCGCTCCCCGCAGGCCGCCTCGCTGGAGGACCTCAAGCTGCAGCTGGAGGAGGAGCACTTCTTCGGCGCCACGACCGAGATCGTCTTCGCCCCGCCCAGCGACATCGAGCGGATGGACGTCTCACCCAAGCAGATCGTCTCGGTGGCGACCGCGCTCATCCCGTTCGTCGAGCACGACGACGCCAACCGGGCGCTGATGGGCGCCAACATGCAGCGCCAGGCCGTGCCGCTGCAGCGCGCCGAGGCTCCCTACATCGGCACCGGCATCGAAAGCCGGGCGGCACGCGACGCGGCCGACGTGATCCTGGCTCTCGACGACGGCGAGGTGATCGATCTCGACGGGCGGGCGATCACGATGCACTACGACAACCTCGGCCGCGTCGAGCACCCGCTGGCGCGCTTCGCCCGTTCCAACCAGGACACCTGCATCCGCCAGCACGCCCTGGTGCAGGCCGGCGACCGGGTCGTCGAGGGCTCACTGCTGGCCGACGGTCCCTCCTCGGATCACGGCGAGCTGGCGCTGGGGAAGAACGTCCTCGTGGCGTACATGTCCTGGGAGGGTTACAACTTCGAGGACGCCATCATCGTCAGCGAACGGCTGGTCCGCGACGACGTTCTCACCTCCATCCACATCCACGAGCACGAGATCGACGCCCGCGAGACCAAGCTCGGAGCCGAGGAGATCACCCGGGACATCCCCAACCTGTCCGACGAGGTGCTCGTCGACCTCGACGACGAGGGCCTCGTGCGCGTGGGCGCCGAGGTGGGCCCCGGCGACATCCTGGTGGGCAAGGTCACGCCCAAGGGCGAGACGGAACTCACCCCCGAGGAGCGCCTGCTGCGCGCCATCTTCGGCGAGAAGGCGCGCGAGGTGCGGGACACCTCGCTGAAGGTCCCCCACGGCGACGCCGGCAAGGTGATCGACGTGAAGGTCTTCCGGCGGGAGGACGACCACGAGCTGCCGCCCGGCGTGAACGAGCTGGTGCGCGTCCACGTGGCGCAGAAGCGCAAGATCAGCGTCGGCGACAAGCTGGCCGGCCGCCACGGCAACAAGGGCGTGATCGCCAGGATCCTGCCGGTCGAGGACATGCCGTTCCTGGCCGACGGCACGCCTGTGGACGTGATCCTGAACCCCCTCGGCGTGCCCTCGCGGATGAACGTGGGTCAGATCCTGGAGGCGCACCTCGGCTACGCGGCTCGCTGGGGATGGCAGCTGAACGGCGAGGCGGTGGGCGACGAGCCGGTGCGCGGCACCGAGAAGAAGACGCGCCCGACCACGCCGCCGTCGGTGTTCATCGAGACGCCGGTCTTCGACGGCGCCCGCTGGGACGACGCCCCGACGCTCGGCCCGACCGGCGACAAGCCGTCCATCCGCGCACTGCTGGAGAACATGCGACCGGAGGCCGAGGACGGGACGCGCCTGGTGGGCGCCGACGGCAAGGCCGTCCTCTACAACGGCCGCACCGGCGAACCCTTCGACCAGCGGGTGACCGTCGGCTACGCCTACATCCTGAAGCTGGCCCACTTGGTGGACGACAAGATCCATGCGCGTTCCACCGGCCCGTACTCGATGATCACCCAGCAGCCGCTGGGCGGGAAGGCGCAGTTCGGGGGCCAGCGGTTCGGCGAGATGGAGGTCTGGGCGCTCGAGGCCTACGGCGCCGCCTACTGCCTGCAGGAATTGCTGACCGTCAAGTCCGACGACGTGCTGGGCCGCGTGAAGGTCTACGAGGCCATCGTCAAGGGCACCAACATGCCCGACCCCGGCATCCCGGAGAGCTTCAAGGTGCTCATCAAGGAGATGCAGGCCCTGTGCATGGAGGTGGAG
- the rplA gene encoding 50S ribosomal protein L1, with protein MNKGKRYSDAARRYDRQRLHDAVEGLDVVKGLPSAGFDETVDMAIRLGVDPRRAEQMLRGTVSLPSGTGKQVRVAVFATGEAAIAARDAGADHVGDNDLVEAIGEGMMDFDVAIATPDMMPLVGRLGRTLGPRGLMPNPKSGTVTTDVTKAVADFKGGRVGYRTDRQGNVHVPIGKLSFSTEALMENLRSVMEELQRVRPAAAKGRYVQKVTISSTMGPPVKIDPASI; from the coding sequence ATGAACAAGGGAAAGCGTTACAGCGACGCCGCTCGCCGCTATGACAGGCAGCGCCTGCACGACGCCGTCGAGGGCCTCGACGTGGTGAAGGGCCTGCCGTCGGCCGGCTTCGACGAGACCGTGGACATGGCCATCCGCCTGGGGGTCGACCCGCGCCGGGCCGAGCAGATGCTGCGTGGGACCGTCTCGCTGCCGTCGGGCACCGGCAAGCAGGTGCGCGTGGCCGTCTTCGCCACCGGCGAGGCCGCCATCGCCGCCCGCGACGCCGGGGCCGACCACGTGGGTGACAACGACCTCGTGGAGGCGATCGGCGAGGGCATGATGGACTTCGACGTGGCCATCGCCACGCCGGACATGATGCCGCTCGTCGGCCGCCTGGGGCGCACGCTGGGGCCCCGCGGCTTGATGCCCAACCCGAAGAGCGGCACCGTGACCACCGATGTGACCAAGGCCGTCGCCGACTTCAAGGGCGGGCGCGTGGGTTACCGCACCGACCGCCAGGGCAACGTGCACGTTCCGATCGGGAAGTTGAGTTTCAGCACCGAGGCGCTGATGGAGAACCTGCGCTCGGTGATGGAGGAGTTGCAGCGGGTGCGGCCCGCGGCCGCCAAGGGTCGTTACGTCCAGAAGGTGACGATCAGTTCCACGATGGGACCGCCGGTCAAGATCGACCCCGCCAGCATCTGA